The Spirochaetota bacterium genome includes a region encoding these proteins:
- a CDS encoding CNNM domain-containing protein, whose translation MEITLYIIGFLLLLGMNAFYVLAEFAAVRIRSSQIEEMVDLGVKGARNAQHIHANMDEFLSVCQVGITFASIALGFVGESMAVKLILPQLHGNEVISHVIATVASVIMVSFIHILIGEQVPKLFAIRRADTMAIFTALPLRWSRMLFYAPLWLLNACSHAILRAIGVGDMPTHEKVSEDELRIILEQSQTSGIMSFRRLLFMENIFDLADLKAKDAMKHVSLISSLSDDMLWSDVIERVRKDRHSRYPFIERGKTLPSGFVHIKSIFAEERQPDQKAELTELLKSLRAVADTTPLEQVLSDMQRSRLHMMMVTRDGAFAGIITLEDILEEIVGTITDEFENDPPVYLSEVLTPQRIILHIEGLSIVDAVRTAFMRIPEQDLPAPGAAIVRGIADRERVASTYLGHGVAIPHARLEVNAASLFILRSEKGIPLARSGTERIHLMFVMITPAGQPRIHQKIQARIAQLMSNSEIIEDRIMAAATNTELFEVIKTGEQASID comes from the coding sequence GTTCGCAGATAGAAGAAATGGTCGACCTCGGCGTAAAGGGCGCCCGCAATGCCCAGCATATACACGCCAATATGGATGAATTCCTCTCGGTATGTCAGGTCGGCATAACCTTCGCATCGATCGCCCTCGGTTTTGTCGGTGAGAGCATGGCGGTCAAGCTGATACTCCCGCAGCTGCACGGCAATGAGGTGATAAGCCATGTCATCGCGACCGTCGCGTCGGTCATCATGGTAAGTTTCATCCATATCCTTATCGGCGAGCAGGTCCCGAAGCTCTTCGCCATACGCCGCGCTGACACCATGGCGATATTCACCGCGCTTCCGCTCCGCTGGTCGAGGATGCTTTTCTATGCCCCGCTGTGGCTCCTCAACGCATGCTCCCACGCGATACTCCGCGCCATCGGTGTCGGCGATATGCCCACACATGAGAAGGTCTCCGAGGACGAACTGCGCATAATCCTCGAGCAGAGCCAGACGAGCGGCATCATGAGCTTTCGCCGTCTGCTTTTCATGGAGAACATATTCGATCTTGCCGACCTCAAGGCCAAGGATGCGATGAAGCATGTCTCGCTCATCAGTTCGCTCAGCGATGATATGCTGTGGTCCGATGTCATCGAGCGTGTTCGTAAGGACCGCCATTCCCGCTACCCGTTCATTGAGCGCGGAAAAACGCTCCCATCCGGATTCGTCCATATCAAATCGATATTCGCCGAGGAACGGCAGCCCGACCAGAAAGCCGAGCTCACCGAGCTGCTGAAGTCGCTTCGTGCGGTGGCCGATACTACCCCGCTTGAGCAGGTGCTCTCGGACATGCAGCGAAGCCGCCTGCACATGATGATGGTGACGCGCGACGGCGCATTTGCAGGCATCATCACGCTGGAGGATATACTTGAGGAGATCGTCGGGACCATCACCGATGAATTCGAGAACGACCCGCCGGTGTATCTTTCCGAGGTGCTCACTCCGCAGCGCATCATCCTGCATATTGAAGGTCTTTCCATCGTCGATGCGGTGCGCACCGCATTCATGCGCATCCCGGAGCAGGATCTTCCGGCACCGGGCGCGGCCATCGTCCGCGGCATCGCCGATCGTGAACGTGTCGCAAGCACCTATCTCGGGCACGGCGTGGCAATACCCCATGCGCGTCTTGAAGTGAACGCGGCAAGCCTCTTCATACTCAGGAGCGAAAAAGGGATACCGCTCGCGCGCAGCGGCACCGAGCGGATACATCTCATGTTCGTGATGATAACGCCGGCCGGACAGCCGCGCATTCACCAGAAGATACAGGCCCGCATCGCGCAATTGATGAGCAACAGCGAGATCATCGAAGACCGGATAATGGCAGCCGCCACCAATACGGAACTTTTTGAGGTGATCAAGACGGGCGAGCAGGCGAGCATCGACTGA